The following are encoded together in the Periplaneta americana isolate PAMFEO1 chromosome 5, P.americana_PAMFEO1_priV1, whole genome shotgun sequence genome:
- the Aprt gene encoding adenine phosphoribosyltransferase yields MEVKDKLDIVVKHISSHPDFPKPGILFRDLFPVLSNPEAFHALQDLIIEHVSHLTPKPDAVVALEARGFLFGPLVALQFDIPFIPIRKKGKLPGDVIQASYALEYGTDSFEIQTASIRSGQNILIIDDLLATGGSLNASCQLLEKLGAKVLECLVIMELVDMKGRDNVKAPLHSFIQY; encoded by the exons ATGGAAGTGAAAGATAAACTTGACATCGTTGTCAAACACATTTCTAGTCATCCAGACTTCCCAAAACCTGGAATATTATTTAG AGATTTGTTTCCAGTATTGAGTAATCCCGAAGCATTCCATGCACTACAAGATTTGATAATTGAGCATGTATCACATTTAACACCAAAACCTGATGCTGTAGTGGCCTTAGAAGCAAGAGGCTTTCTATTTGGCCCATTAGTAGCACTTCAATTTGATATACCCTTCATTccaataagaaaaaaagggaagCTTCCAGGAGATGTTATACAAGCGTCTTATGCTTTGGAATATGGCACA GATTCATTTGAAATTCAGACTGCAAGCATCAGAAGTGGTCAAAACATCCTTATCATTGACGATTTGTTAGCTACTGGAG GTTCACTTAATGCTTCATGTCAACTCCTGGAAAAACTGGGTGCTAAAGTTCTAGAGTGTCTAGTTATTATGGAATTGGTAGATATGAAAGGAAGAGACAATGTTAAAGCTCCATTACATTCATTTATACAGTATTGA